The genomic region cagaGGATGCCTTCTCTGGCATGGAGTGGATGGTGGAGAAGATGGATCTGAAGGAATTTGATTTTGATGCCCTGTTAGGTATGGAACATCTGGAAGCCACCGTCTCACCAGACGAGCTGATGGCCACGTTGGAAGACACGTGTGATCTATTTAACGCTACCATCCAGGAATTTCACAACAAAGAACTTCCACTGATAAATAATGTAATCACTCATGTCCCCGAATCCCCAGTTGGAGCTGATTCAATGGCCCCATTGGCTTCCCTTTGgtcttttcccctctccccagggTCTCTGACTTCCACTCCAGACCACTCATTTAGTTTAGAACTAGGTAGTGAAGTGGATGTtctggaaggagaaagaaagcgGGAGTGCCCCACTGTTGTGGTGGTGATCACCAAGTctgagaaagaggaggagaaccACTCTGATGATAGTGGAATATGCATGAGCCCGGACTCCTACCTGGGAACCCCCCAACACAGCCCCACCAATTCAGTTGGATCCCCCAATGGCAACCAGTTCCCTGCAGATGCCGCCTGTGGCTCTGTGCGGTCCAAACCATACGATCACCCTGCAGAGAAGGTAGTGTCAGCAAAggtgaaaggagaaaagaaaatagataaGAAACTAAAAAAGATGGAGCAGAATAAGACAGCTGCCACGCGTTACCGGCAGAAGAAGAGGGCGGAACAGGAGGCGCTGTCTGGGGAgtgcagagagctggagcagaagaACCAGGCcctgaaggaaaaagcagatTCCCTTAGTAAGGAAATTCAGTACTTAAAAGATCTGATAGAAGAGGTCCGCAAGGCCAAGGGCAAGAGAACTAGAGTCCCTGAGTAGGGTAGTCAGCAGTGTTGTGTGCATGTATATAAGCTTCCTGCTAAAGCTGTGTATTGCTGtctaataaataattttgtagtAAATGTGCAATGATGGTGTGTGATGAGTGGTACCTGTAAAACCAGCATGGCCTGAACCTCCTGTGAGTGTAAGTCCAAGCACGACAAGGTGGTGTGTGGCCAGAGAGTGTAGTGTGACACTAGTGCTGCTTGTGGGTGGTGAGTGCACTGCAAGCACCCAAAGTGCTCTGAACTGGAGCATTCTGTATAAAGTGTCTGAGTTGACCTGTCCCGCTCTAATTTATGTGTGTTCTAAAGTGAGAAGGGATCACGCTGAGGTGCCTCAGGGTTTTCAGCTAATTTGTAAGCCCCCTGAAACAATTGAAGTTGGAGAGTTGATGGAAGACAAAACGTCAGTAATGCAGTGggagatgtttttattttcagacttAAACATTGTCtctgaagggagggagggggtcCTGGGACAAAAGTTGTGAACGCTGGTGAAAGAAATGGACAGCTTGGCTAGGAGACAAGCCCGGAGCAAGCACCAGTGTTAACTGCACTTGGGTTCCTCATGTGCCTGTGGGTCTTCTAAAGTGCCCAAACCATGAGCAGGAGCTGTCAGACTGGTGTGAACTGGGCCAGAGGGGTGGGGTTACTGTAGTGCTTTTACTGATGGGTCACATTCCTGTACCCAAGTGTGAAAGTCTTGGCTTCTTCAGCCAGCCACTAATGAGTCAAATTTTAAGCTCTAAATACAAATTTGACTTTCTTCTACCAAGGCTACAGGCATCAATGTgtgctcaatttttttttttttgccactgcTACCCCCATCTAACAGCACTTAATCGCTTTGGCATTTGGACATGCACGTCCTTTCCGAGGAGTTGATTCCTTCTCACTTGCACTGGAAtggctccctgagctgctgagctCAGGTGCCTGGacatcccagcctggctggctcATACATGCAGTGCAGTGGCATCAGGGCTCCAGCCAGTGCTGGagtggagagggaaaaggtTCTTAAAGGAACTTTCAAGAAAGGTTTCTCCACTTGCATCTTGACATTTCAGCTCCTTATGCTCTCAAGTCAGGGCTACAGTCCTCCATCCTTGCTCCTTGCCCAAGCCATTACCTGACGTGGGATAACAGCCGTGTGGGGTGCCCTGGTGTGTGAAGGCTACTCCAGCGGATGGATGGCACAGGTGGCTGTTGGCAGCAGGAGCCGATTGCTGCCATGGAGGGCTGGGTTGGCCAGGCCCTCAGTGGCACCTGTCTGTGCCTACAGCTGTGCCTGGGTGGCTGAATGCCATTTAAATTACAGCAAGAAGGCTCCGTGTCTGGAGTTAGGGCTCATGCCACACTGAGAGTGGGGTGGATAACTAAGGCCTTCCCCTTGGTTTCATGAGACAAGGGGTGTGAGTAGTCTCAAATCTCCTGGGTAAGGGTGCTGGTGACCATGTACTGTGTGAATGGGATGCACTGCAGACTGGAGGCAGCAAGCAGGGACAAGGGACTCTCTTGTGGTTTAGGAGGCAGACCAATGTAATAGGTTTCCTTCAAATCAGCTGCACCAGCCAGGTTGGGGATGGGGATAATTGGAGAAAAGCCCCAAGATTTTGGTCAAATCTACACCTGAGGTGACATTGTGCTTGGTCTCAGTTGAGCCACAGAAAACATAGTAACTGCTATGAGTCTATGAGCTGGTGGCTTCCTTGTGCAGCAGAAAACCCTCCACTCCTCCTCATACCgatccccctttcccatcacAGGGCAACCACCTCCTCTTCCCTTAGAGCCTTAGCAATTTCTGCTTACACCTGGCAGTACCTAGGGCTGAGGGAGCAAGCAGCACGTGTGTTTTGCTGCCCTTACTCAGTTCTCCCAAAGCCTGGAAACATTGTCAGCACATTTatcccttccccaccccatgGCAGGGTTGTCTGTGAGCCACTCATGGCTAAAACAAATTTTTCTTCGTGTCCATGCTCTGCAGGCAGATGAGGCAGTGTCTGAGCTGGCCAGTAAGTACATGATTCTGGTTCCTACAACCCTGCAGAGAGTATGCAGGTCCAATTTACCAAATTACACTCACTCCAGGGAAGGAAGATCAGAGCTGGAGCAGGCGAGAAGGAATGCGTGACGCATCCATGCCgctttgctctctgcagccgTGTGTGTGCTTTACAGAACACCTTGTAGGAGAATCAGAAACCTGCCCTTAAAGAGCAGTCAGCACTCAGTGCTTGCCGAGGCTCCGAGCTTGTGGCTTTGCAGAGGCAGCCCATATGGCAATCTCATGCAACGCCTGCTGAAATGACGCCGTGTTTCCATACTTAGTAACTTAGTTAAGATTATACAGGGGCTGGAGATCAGGGCTGActcttcctctgcaatttttaTCTAGACTTTTCCTCCAGGCTTCAGTTAGGCACAGCAAGCATCACACCACTCTGCAGCCAAGCAGCTtgtccagcctgcagcaggagccaagGAGCACCCAGGACACTGTCACAAACTCCAGCCTACAAGGGTAAAAAGTCTGATAGCCTCCTGCCTAGTAACTGATTTTACATTTTGCAAACTGCAGGagctctctcctttttctcacAGCCTCACAGAACAAATGTGCTTCCACTGAATCCTTGCAGCTTGCATAGAGCATGATACCATGTCCAGAATTAGATTGTAGTGCATGAAATGCAGGCTTTACCTACTGCCAGAGGAGCCTAGTTCTTCTACAACCTTAGAAACAGCAGAATTCCCCCAATCTGCATTATATAGCAGCTATTTAAATCTGAAGTTGGCACAGCTGATGGGATTTCTGCCTCGGTTATTTCTCCTCTGAATTAAGGGCAGTGAAGTAGACTTCACACACACAGTATGCGTGACCCTCAGGCTCCTATCCCTCAGCCAATTTTGTGCTTCATGGTAAATAGGAGTCCAATGTTCCCCCACATAACCAAACAACCTCTTGCAGTTCACTGCTTGCAAAGCCTCTTCTCACAAGCTTGTTTCTGCTGTTACCACAATATTTATGACTCCCTTCCTCTTCACCCTGCCTTTAGAGAGACCCAGGTGCATGCCCttctctttcaaaatgaaaagggGAAACCATCACTGCTGACAACTTCTTCACATGCCTGTGTGGAGAATCAGATGCACCTTTGCAGCAtgcttacaaaaataaatccacagCTGCAGTGTTGGGGAATGAAGAAAGAATGATGATAAAATCTTTCAAATAGCTTTTGCCCTGGCAGAAAGCCCAGAAATAGCTGCAAGGACAGGCTGTCCTTTGGGAGATGAATGCTCCTCCAGTGCTCCCGAGCTGGACTATAGAAAGAGAATGTGGCTGATTCTGATGGAAACAGTTTCACACAGTGGTAGTCCATTCATAGCCTTTTTTGGGGAGTGGCAAATCTATACATTTTTGGCCAGAAGAATACCAGTTTTCTTTATCTTCCCATAGACATAggccttcagaaaaaaacaggttCTCTATTGTCCTTCTATAGGCATAATTTCCACCTTGGGCATACTAATTTTTTCTCAGTATGGTCCAAGTAGCTTCTGGGGATATCCTACCTTCCTCTGTCCTGCTGTATTCACAGTCTTGCCATGCAGTCCTGCACATAAAATCCTGTTACACTTCATTTCCAGTGCAAGGGACATCTCAGGGTCTTACCATGAGCATCCCTTGCTGGGCCAGAAGTGCTTGCCTTTGCTGACTTTCCCATTGAAATGCTTCAAGCCCTGAGAATTAACAGAGGAATTCAGTCCCCTGACCTAGGCAATACTGTTTTGGCTGCTCAAGTATCCCAGGTATGCTGCCTTTGCGTTATTTTCGGTGCACTCATGCAGTGTCATAAGTGAATGAAGTCACTGAATGAAGGAAGCTGGCTGCACCCACAAGCTCCAATTTCCCTATTACAGAGGTGCATGTCCTCCAAGTGATGGCCAGCCGCCTCTCatttctccttcagctgctctcttcctcttttttgcacacacacaccctttTAAGGAATGGCAGGAGCAAGTTCCAGGCTCAGCAGATGCATCAGCTTAATTTATATAGGGCAGAGAATCTCCCAGTGCTGAAACTCCTCTGCATCTCCATTGCAGTGTGCAGGAAGGTGGAGAAAGAGCCCTGGTCTTTGCCTCCCATTAAAGGAGATAAATGATCTTGCTGGCATGCAAACAGTGCAGCTCAGGACAGACCAGCTTGGCTACAGTACTGCTTAGCCCTGCCAACAGCTTATTCCTTCAGAAAAAGGTGCATCTAACCCTGTAGACAGCTGCAGAGCAACCTTCATGATTTTTATGTCCCCTGCCCCCACCAGTTAGTGGCTGGCTCTGTTAATCCTATTTAACATAACTATTGATAGACATGCAAACCTTTAATCCTGCTCCAACCTACCAGCCCTTCAGCCTGCCTTGGCTGGAGTTCCACGTTTTGAGCTGTAAGCAGACAGCAGGCAGCCTGCCTTCTTTCACACTCCTCATTTCGGCTCGAATTGATGGGTCTTTATGTCTCAAAATGAGAAACTTCCTTTTGCTGTAACTTTTCTGAGTTATTCAgggccctgctgctgtgcaccCTTTTTACAAAAACCACTCCCCTTCCTGAGGTGTTCAGGAGCCTGTAAGTGCTGATGTTGTGTTGATCATCATCAAGACTGAAATGTAAGGCCGtcatgaaaaaaacctcagaggGTAAGATTGGCTAAGGTTTTTAGGACTCTTCCCCACCCCTTGATTTTCCCCTATAgccttttcagtgttttcaatcTCATTTACCTGAACAAGTTCGTTGGCATCCAGGTTTGTTACTGCTATGTCATTTCAGAGGCAAGAAGTTGGTGTCCTGAACAAACATGTTTTCTTGGTTTACGTTTGCAGTCCTCCCCCCCCAGTACACACATAGTGCTGTTAGTAGCTGTTGTTGCTTTCTGTGGTAAGGATGTGGAGGCTTGCTGGTACAGCAGAGGCTGTATGGGCTTACATTAGCTTGTACCCACTGGAacaaatttccttttatttgctttccatTCACATAACAAGGAAGC from Corvus hawaiiensis isolate bCorHaw1 chromosome 4, bCorHaw1.pri.cur, whole genome shotgun sequence harbors:
- the ATF4 gene encoding cyclic AMP-dependent transcription factor ATF-4, translated to MSFLNNEMLLGDSISPFSQPCSVAEESLGLLDDYLEVAEPLSSHGFSSDKAKAVSSNWLAVDSLGNTIDSSQEDAFSGMEWMVEKMDLKEFDFDALLGMEHLEATVSPDELMATLEDTCDLFNATIQEFHNKELPLINNVITHVPESPVGADSMAPLASLWSFPLSPGSLTSTPDHSFSLELGSEVDVLEGERKRECPTVVVVITKSEKEEENHSDDSGICMSPDSYLGTPQHSPTNSVGSPNGNQFPADAACGSVRSKPYDHPAEKVVSAKVKGEKKIDKKLKKMEQNKTAATRYRQKKRAEQEALSGECRELEQKNQALKEKADSLSKEIQYLKDLIEEVRKAKGKRTRVPE